In the genome of Neovison vison isolate M4711 chromosome 4, ASM_NN_V1, whole genome shotgun sequence, the window CCGATCCTAGGTCTGAATGGCTGGGtcccagagaggcaggtgggactCAGACCTGAGAAAGAACTTGACAGCAGCTCAGTAGTGGACCAGGTTGAACTGTTGGCTAATGAGGGTGTGGCCAATGAGATCAGACCCTCGGAGCCTGCCGAGGGTTCCCACTGTGGAGGGCGGTACACGTGGTCTCCAGGTCCTTCCTAAATCTGTGTTTCTGGGCTTACTTGCCCCAGGGagtctggggagagagaggagctctTAACCCAGGGCTGAATCTGCTGGCACTTCCCCTTGGCGGTCACGCCCCTGCCAATCTCCCCAGTTTCCCTGTTTATTGGGTCACCAACCTTCTCCCCCGCCGGGCACCGTGAGAGGGGCTCGCCTGGGGAGACGGCTGCCCGAGGCACCCCCGGAGGGCACCAGCGTTTGGCAGGTGGAGGGAGCGTTGGGTCACCGAGTGGGATTCCTGAGGCGGGAGCCAGGCATGCTGTCAGATATGAGTCCGTCCCCTCACCCCCATCTCCCCTGCAGCTTCCAAGGGCTGTATCAAGTGTGAGGCACCCTGCCCGGAGGACTGGCTACTCTACGGAAGGAAGTGCTACTTCTTTTCTGAGGAGCCGAGGGACTGGAACACGGGCAGGCAGTACTGCCACACCCACGAGGCTGCGCTGGCTGTGATTCAGAGCCAGAAGGAGCTGGTGAGCGCTGGGCCGGGGGCGACCTCTGGGGACAACCCCACTCCTAGGGTGTGGCATCCCTTGCGACATGTTTCCAGAGCATGCACAGCATGGGGGTGTGCTGGTGAGCTCCGTGGGGTCTGAGCACGTCTCCAAGGGGCTCCTGTTTCCACCGCCACGGTGAAGGCCAACGATTTCAATCCAAGGCTGGCTTGCTGAGCCCAGCTCAGTATCCTAAAGTGTGAGCATCACCAATTATAAATACCCTTGTGAATGAGGAACACACTGGCACCTTCTACACCTCCAAATCAGGGCATGAGCTCCCGCTGAACACCCAAAAGAGTTTTCTCAGTAGGAAAGCGAAAGAAACACAATGAATGAGTCTGTTGATCTGTTTTGGATTTTGAGGGTAACAGTGGTATGGAAATTCAAAGTGGCAGGTAATCGCAAAGTCACTTCTGCTTGTCTCTGATACACAGTGTAGTAGTATCTCCCTGCTGCAGAGAAGGCTGAGAAGCCAAATGAATGTTGCAATCTGTCCCCCTTAATAATCCATTAAGTGGGCAatcccaggcttcctgccaatcaGGAACACTGACTGGTTGGCTGGACCACAGAGCTAGGAAGACAAACCTTGTCCAAGGCTTCCTGGTCCAGTGGGCATGCTCGCAACTGCTGGGAGAGGGGTCAGCGTGAGTGCTGGGTGCTCGGTGACCCCAGCTCCTTATTTGCAGGACGCAGTGAGGGATCCCCCTTTCAGGGTCTTTATATCCCGGGAGCCAGTCTTCTCAGCTGAGGTGAGTCCAGGGATGTATGAACAGTTAGGAAACCACAGATGACTCGGGTTTCCCCTCTTTCCTTGATACAGGAATTTATGTTCAAGTTCACACGGAGGGAGCCCTGGATTGGCCTGCGCAGAGTCGGGGATGAATTCCACTGGGTCAACGGCGACCCGTTTGACCCGGACACGTGAGCTGAGGCTTCATCTTCTGGCTGCTGATCTTAGGCTAGGGGAAGCCTGGCCCCCCGGACACAGCCTCATGAGGGAGAACCAGTGGGTTTGTGCTAGCTAGAGCTCTAACCTCCAGGGTCAGCAGCGTGTGACCGAGAGAATGATAACGAAGACGGCtttacttctctccctctcccctaatGGCCAGCCTGGTTTGGCGGCTCCACTGTATGTAATCATCAGAGCTTCCTGCTGCGGGGCCCAGGCTCTTTCCATCTTGTGGCTCCCCGCCTGGGGAGCGGCTCCTCTGTGTGGCTCCGTGTGGCtcagaggagagggaagacaTGCCCCAGATGTCCCTTGGCGTTGGCCAGAACTTAGCCCCACGACCACAGCAGCCTGCTGGGGAGGGTTGGGATGGAGCCTCTGTTCTGGGCAGCCGGTGATGCCTACACATTAGTCCTATGGAAGAAAGGGGCTCTGACGCCGGGGTGCCGTGAGCACTCCCTTAGAGAAAACCGCACCTGAGGGTGCCGGCGGTTTGAGCAGTGGTGGGATTGCTTGTGCCCAAGGGGTGTGGACGTGAGACGGTGGTGGGGTGGCCGGTGTGTGATGACAGGGACTGATTTGTGGAGTGCTGGTGGCAGGGGACGTGGGTGGCGGGGTGGTGACTGTGTGTATGGAGGGAGCAGTCCAGGCTTAGGGGAGCACGGTGGGGGGCATACAGGGGAACAAAAACCTCAGTTTCTAGTCTGGCCCCTAAGGCTGGAAGCATAGGCCCTGAGGAGCTGAGGGGCGGGGTACAGCGGCTCACCTGAGGATGATGATGCAGGAGGGTCCCCAAGGCAGGAGAAGTGGGAGGCACCCAAGACCCCCAGCCCTCCACCATGGCTGGGAGCTGGTGACCAGGCACTTTCCCATCCAAGGCAGGCTTAGGGCTTAGCCTTCAGGCGACGAGCAATCGGTCAGCGTCTTCCCTTCTGGCTCCTGTGCCCTTCGTTTGCACCCCCTCTTTGTCCtcattgtttcttcctttttttccttttccttttctccttcatcCCAGATCTATCCTTAGAGCTGCTGAGAAGTCTTgcactttctgcctctctctctcttcttctggaagcTTCCTGCTCCCTGAACCTGGGAGAGCCTTGGAGGCTGGGGTCCCCAGTGTGCTCACCATCTGCCAACCAGAGGACCTTTAGGCGTGTTGCTTTGGCACTGTGGTGGTCCTGCCTGGCACCCCCCTCTTGAGGTCATTCTGGTGTCCTCATGTGAGACCCCGGCTCCAGCCCTGGCAGGGATGTCATGTCAGGGTGACTAAGGTTGAGAAGAAATCTTGAAAttcaaaaggaaatgattttagGTAGAAAGAACCCCCATCCCCCACATCTACTGATGACGACGTCAGCCAACACCAGGGTGAGTCAGGTCCGCTCCTGTGAGATAGCTTCATTCGGCTCGTCTCTGCTGGGCTCTTCCTGTGCTGGACGCTGGGTGCTGTAGGGGAGCCCAGATGAgggggcatggagcccactgtgTGGGTGCTGACCgcctgggggacaggcagggacAGACGGACACAGGCCTCCATGTCCCATGGTGCAGGCagctgctgtggggagggaggctgggcagaGGGTGGTCCTGACCCAGATTCTGACACATGGGATGAGTGAGCTGACTGGAAGGCTGCGGAAGCAGGATGGGAAAGCGCAGGGCGTGTTCAGGAGAGGTCTGTGGGCATGCCCAGGATGGCTGGAGCCGTGGTGCACAGAGCAGGCAGACTATGGGGGGACACATTAGAAAGTTCTGTAGGGGATAAAGGTATTAGAAGGTGGATCCAGAGGGAGGGACAGGTCGCAGGGCCTCCAGGGCCACCCAAAGACGGGCTACGTGTGCCAGCTTGTAAGCGCCTGCTCTCTTGTCTTCTGGCCGCAGATTTCCCATCTCGGGCCTGGGAGAGTGTGTCTTCGTGGAGCCCACCAGGCTGGTGTCAACCGAGTGTCTGATGACCCGGCCCTGGGTGTGCAGCAAGACGGCCTACACGTGAGCGGGGTCAGGCCAGAGGCGGGCCTCCAGCCGGGCTCCGAGACCGGCCTGGCCCCAGCTTGTCTCCACAGCGAAGCAGTGGAGGGTGCCCTCCACCCCCGGCCCCTGGTCCAggtcccacagccctggctcctCGTCTCCTTGGCCCCAGGCAGGTCCTGCGGCTCAGCCGTCAAATCCCACGTGCTCAGTAGTGTAGGCATTCccaagacacacacacgcacacgcatacACGCCTGCACAGGCATGCACACAGTTCCTTCTCAAGTTCAGAGTCCACTCTTGGTCACCCCAAGTCCCTCCCTGGCCCCGCGCTGGAACATGTCTCCCCCACGCGGCCCTGGTGCTTGGAGGAAGGGTGGGCGCTGACGCAGACCGAGTTTCTGTCTACACCGTCACTTCTCCCCTGGGATCTGGGGAGGCCAGCAGGCGGGCTTCCCCGGCCCCCTCTAtccaccctctctgcctggccCGGGGTTCTCAGGCAGGCCCCTGCTGTGTCTGTGGTGCTGTCATGTTGGTCACtgacagaataaagagaagacTGGCATCCAGAGGAATCGGCTGCCCTTTGTTCCAGGGTcatgggttgggggggtggggagcagaggcacACATCTCTGGGGGCCTGTCTGCGGGGAGCCACCACTGAGATGCACCCGATCTAGCATGGCAGGTGATGACGTGTGGGAGCCGAGGACCAAAACCCATTCTGTGGCCTCAGGACCACTTAATGTGGCGGGGCTGCCGAGTTATTCTTAGATGGCTCGGGGATGTGCTCCGTCTGGGTCCTTCATCACTATGCAACTCAATATGACAAATTTATTCACATCACACCTACCACGTGCCAGAAACCACGCCACGCGTGGGGAGCAACAGCTTTATCCCCCAAGGAGCACACAGGGAGCAGACGCAACAGCTTGGGAAGCACCAGAATGTTCTAGAACACACTTGAAGGATGGTTTATTCTGCCtcaggggagaaggagggtgaAGTGAGCAGGAGGATTAGCCGTGCAGAAAAGATGGTGTTCATGGAGGGGGGTGGTAGGATAAGAGCGTGTGCAGGTCCTAGGGCCTCTGATCTTCCTTGATCTGCCTGGGGAGGAAATGGGGGTCCGACATTTCCCCTGGGTCTGTAGAGGCTCCAAGTGCcgccaccccaacacacacacacctggagcCCCAAAGCTCACCCTAGTGCGGCCCAGGCTTCCCCAGCCTCCTCTCAGTGCCCCGGGCTGGCTGCCCGCGAGCCGCGTGCAGGTGAATTTGGGTCCTGGCCCACTTTCAGAAAATAGCTCAGAGGGAAACCAGgtcctgctctgctctgctcagtcCTTTTACTGCTGCGTTTTCAGACAAAACTGTCAGCTTGGTTTTGTTGAACTTTCTGCCTGCTTTCCAGATATCTTAGTAGAATATGGACATTTTTGTGATTTCGTCTTTTGTCTTTAGTGGGAAAGCAGTGAGGAACCTGATGTAGAATAAAGAGGTGACAGCGACTCAGGGGTGGTGGGGCCCTATGGGGGTGGCAGGAAGCCCACCACCTCCCCTGCACGTGTGGGAAGCCTGTCTGGGGGCTGAGGACCGAGGAAATGGTCAGCAGCAGCATTGGCTACTGGggcgtgggggttggggggagtctCCCTCCCACTGATTCTCAGTCATGCACAGGCCCATGGTCCCTCTTCCCCTCAAAGATGGCGAGGCTCAAAAGCCTTGTAGGTGGTGCCCACAGAAATGTCCGAGGCAGGAAATGCTGCCACAGGGGGCGAGGGTCCCTAGCAGGGTCCAAAGGTCCAGAGGAGGGGTCACGGCCTGCCAGGGCTTCTGAGCTGTGCCCTTGTCCTgcggtggggtggagggggcactCCGGTGGGGAGAGCTGAGCAGTGAGGGGGGCTGGGAAAGGAGCAGCGGGACGACAGGGACGGTGAACCCGTGGTATTCACATCCTACCTCTTACTCCGTCGTCCAAAGCCTGTCACCTGTGGCTTCCAAATCTGCACTGCCAGATAAGCTCTTCTGACCTTGGGTTTGTCCTGGGAACACACCACAATTCTAAATCAGTTTAGTGGCTAAAGGAACACTGACTCGGGGTCGCCAAGGTTTTCAGAGTTTTCCCATCTGGTGCCTACTAAGGAAGGAAGCACGAGACAGAAACCAAACACTGGCACGCCAGAATCCAGAAACCTCCTTCCTAAGGTTAGACAGCGGCCAAGCTCCTCACTCTACCACGTGGGCCGAGCCCGAGGGTTTGCGCGGCTGCGGGGCCCGGTGCTGTGCTCTTGGCGGCCACCGGGGGGCAGCACCGAGGGCGGGCACCCCGCGGGTTTCCgaccctccccccagcccttccCGCCCCCCACCGTCCCTGTCCCCCGCCTTCCCCAGGCCCCAGTCCCGAGCCCCTTGCGAAGGTTCTTCCTTGCGTTGAGAGTGTGCTTACCTTGGAGCCTGGGTGCCGCTTCCTGAGTGGATTTGAACCCAAACCGCAGTCCGGTCCTCGGTGACCCCCTGCAGCGGGCAGGGCCCCGTGGAAGGCTGAGCACTCACAGCAGGCACTCCTCAGACGGCCTCTGTGGAGACGGAGGGCGACAGGGAGGACTGGGTGAGCGTGGGGACGCTGGGCCGCCAGGTCAGCCAGTGTCCCTCTCGCGCGTCTCCTCCCGGCGAGGTCGCACTGCCCGCCCGCGCCTACAGAGAGGAGCggactcagagaggttgagggACTGCCCCGCGTCACACAGCCACGGGGTGGTGGAGGCAGGGTTTgaacctacccccaccccacaggtCCTTGGGAAGCCACTTGTGTGGCGGGCATGTCCCTTGCCCAACCCGTTCTGAGGCCGGCTCTGAGGCCAGCTCTGAGGCCAGCTCTGGCGAGGGAGGGTTGGGAGGTGTCCGTGTGGGGGTGCGGGGCCACCCTGGGAAAACAAGGTGGATGCCCACAGGCAATTCTTTCTCGGGACACTTTTGTCTCCTTCATACGATTTCATTCAAATTAACCACAGCTGGTGAGGGTGAGGCAAATAATGActtctgtccttttccttcttcaaGGTCGGGCTGGAGCCTCCCCCAGACGCCTTGGGGGAACCACAGCAGCCCCCTTCCCCCAAACCTCCAGCACTTTAAGACTGAGCATCTCCCGGGACCCGAGTCTCCCGGTCTTGTCGTCTGTGACTCCTCTGCACCATCTGACTGCGCCGTCGTCTGATTGTAAACCGCTGGAGAGCCGCGATTGTGTTGGTGGCCTCTCCTGCCACACACGGCACCTGCTCCGAAGATGGTTCCCATGACAGCAAGATTGCCCACAGCGCCTGGAACCGTGTGCCACCGCCAGAGGGGGCAGAGGCTGGTGTGGTCACTGTTCTTTAAGCTTTGGTGGCTATGCTGTGGTTTTAGAGGGACAGCAGAGATGAATCTTTAATATGCTTTTTTGTAgacgttttatttatttgacagagatcaagagtaggcagagaggcaggcagagacagagagaggaagggaagcaggctccctgctgagcaaagagcccgaggtggggctcgatcctaagccccttagatcacgacctgagccgaaggcagaggctttacccactgaaccacccaggcatccctttaatgTGCTTTGCTTCAGTTAAATGAGCTCACTCACATTCCCTCAGCGTGCGTGTCCTgcctgggctggggggtgggggggggccagTGCAGTGAGGGAGAGCTGCCTCAGCCTCCAAAATGTCCTTCACATCACACACAGTCTGCAATGGGGACATGGCTGAGTGGAAACCAGGCTGACTGGGCTTGGCCGCTGAAGGTTCCCGGGCCCGCCAGGATAACCGCGCTAATGCCACTGCGTCATTCTGTAAAACATGACCTGGTTTTCAGAAAGGCCCACTGTCTGCTGAGTGCTCACACCaggagggggtggaggtgggggagggacctgccctttctctcttcttggtCTGTAGCGTATGGGACTCAAGGTGGGGGCATCTGGAAAGCCTCCTGCCACCTTCGTCAGAGATCCCTGCTCTCTGGAGGGGCAGCCTGGAGTGGACACATGCTGGATCTGGCTCCTGAGACTTGCCTGGGCCTCGTCTGGGGCTGCCTCTACTGACCAGGAGGTGTGGAGCTCGGGCCACATTGCTAAGCCTCTCCGACCCCAGGCTTCACCTCCCTAAAGTAGAAATCGCACCTGCCCTGTCTCCCTCACAGTGTTTTGGGAATTGTGTGGGTTAGACTTTCAGGGGTTAGAAATTATCTATCCCATTCTCACTACCcacgaggcccagagaggttaagtaacatctccagggtcacacagatagtggcagagccagaactcAGGTCTGTGGCCCTCCTGCTCCCTGTTTATACTCTTATCATTGCACGTGGCCTGCTTTATTGTTTACTTGTTCATCATCCTTGCAGAAGTGCAAGTTCCTAGAGGGCACTCTCACACTCCTTTGTTTCTGCAGCATCTGGTACATACAGacggtgctcaataaatatgcgTTGAACTAAACTAACCTTGACTGCTAGTTCCAGTGCTCTTTCCTCTACCCATGCTGTCTCTGATCCTAGAAACCTGTACTTTCAGCTCAGTCTCCCACAAAGTATGAAAACTTGCAGATGTGTTAGAAAGATGCTAAACCACCTTGCCCTTCCCATTAGGGTCCTGTGGTTCATAGCACAGAACCCATCTGAGCAAATACAGACACATAAGACAAAATTGGAATAAGGGTAACAACTAACATGAATAGAGAGGTGAGTAGGTCCAGGAACTGTGTTAAGTGTTTCATACATGAAAAGCCAGCCCCATGGTAAGTGCTTAAAAAAAGGTACTATTTgggcacctgggagactcagttgattaagcctttgactcctgatctcagctgtGAATtcgggtcctgcattgggctccacaatgggcttggagactacttaaaaaaaaaaaagtattactatCTTCTTTAACTATAATGCGAGTTGAGTAGAATATTAGAGTATGCTAGCAGCTTCTGCCAGGATGCCCAAATTTCAGAGGTTAAcaaagtaaagatttttttttttaggctcaTGCCATAGACTAAATGCATCAGTGATGGGGAACAGCTTTGCTCTGTCTGGGGCCTTTGGATGTAGCGGTTCACACTGGATGTGTTTCAGAAGT includes:
- the CLEC2L gene encoding C-type lectin domain family 2 member L → MEPAREPPARTRPPPPPAARPAPAPAAPRPRSPAEVEGRGPEALLRRSGSGYEGSTSWKAALEDTTTRLLLGAIAVLLFAILVVMSILASKGCIKCEAPCPEDWLLYGRKCYFFSEEPRDWNTGRQYCHTHEAALAVIQSQKELEFMFKFTRREPWIGLRRVGDEFHWVNGDPFDPDTFPISGLGECVFVEPTRLVSTECLMTRPWVCSKTAYT